A single window of Onychostoma macrolepis isolate SWU-2019 chromosome 16, ASM1243209v1, whole genome shotgun sequence DNA harbors:
- the selenbp1 gene encoding methanethiol oxidase, whose product MASTCSGCGPGYKTPLEAMKGPQEEIVYLPCIYRNTDIQKPDYLATVDVNPQSPNFCKVIHRLPMPNLKDELHHSGWNACSSCYDDPSKRRNRLILPSLISSRIYVVDVGMDPRAPRLHKIVEPIDLFWKCGLANPHTSHCLGSGQIMISTMGDPSGNGKGGFVLLDGETFEVIGNWEQPGEAAPFGYDFWYQPRHNVMISTEWGAPKALGNGFNPADVKAGHYGQRLHVWDWTTHKRIQTLDLGEEGAIPLEIRFLHDPAAAEGFVGCALQSTVFRFYKTPARDWAAEKVVQIPSKKVEGWALPEMPGLITDILISLDDRFLYFSNWLHGDIRQYDIADRRNPRMVGQVFLAGSILKDGPVKVLEDKELDSQPAPRILKGKRVQGGPQMLQLSLDGKRLYVTTSLYSAWDKQFYPDLVKEGSVMMQIDVDTDKGGLKLNENFLVDFGAEPDGPALAHELRYPGGDCTSDIWL is encoded by the exons ATGG CTTCAACCTGTTCAGGATGTGGACCAGGATATAAAACCCCTTTAGAGGCCATGAAAG GGCCTCAAGAAGAGATTGTCTACCTACCGTGCATTTACCGCAACACAGACATTCAGAAACCTGACTATCTTGCAACTGTTGATGTCAATCCACAATCTCCCAATTTTTGCAAG GTGATTCACAGGCTGCCCATGCCTAATCTAAAAGATGAGCTACACCATTCTGGTTGGAATGCCTGTAGCAGTTGTTATGATGATCCCTCCAAAAGACGCAATCGTCTCATTCTACCTTCCCTGATCTCCTCCCGTATCTACGTCGTTGATGTAGGGATGGATCCACGGGCCCCACGGCTTCATAAG ATAGTCGAGCCCATAGATCTGTTCTGGAAATGTGGCCTTGCCAACCCCCACACTTCTCACTGCTTAGGCAGTGGCCAAATCATGATCAGTACCATGGGCGATCCCTCTGGCAATGGCAAGG GTGGTTTTGTGTTGTTGGATGGCGAGACTTTCGAAGTGATTGGCAACTGGGAGCAGCCAGGTGAAGCAGCACCATTTGGTTATGACTTCTGGTATCAGCCTCGCCACAACGTCATGATCAGCACTGAGTGGGGAGCACCCAAAGCATTGGGAAACGGCTTCAACCCTGCAGATGTCAAAGCTG GTCATTATGGACAGCGCCTCCATGTGTGGGACTGGACCACACACAAGCGGATTCAGACTCTGGATCTGGGGGAAGAGGGTGCTATTCCTCTGGAGATCCGGTTCCTGCACGACCCTGCTGCGGCTGAAGGATTCGTGGGCTGTGCGCTTCAGAGCACTGTCTTCCGCTTCTACAAGACTCCGGcaa GGGACTGGGCAGCAGAGAAAGTCGTCCAAATTCCAAGCAAAAAAGTGGAAGGTTGGGCTCTTCCTGAAATGCCAG GTCTCATTACGGATATCTTGATCTCACTGGATGATCGCTTCCTGTACTTCAGTAACTGGCTGCATGGAGACATTCGACAGTATGACATCGCTGACAGGAGGAATCCACGTATGGTTGGTCAG gtCTTCCTTGCGGGCAGCATTTTAAAAGATGGACCAGTGAAAGTATTGGAGGACAAAGAACTGGATAGTCAGCCTGCCCCACGAATACTAAAG GGAAAGCGTGTGCAGGGAGGCCCTCAGATGCTCCAGCTGAGCTTGGATGGAAAACGTCTGTATGTCACCACCTCTTTATACAGTGCCTGGGACAAGCAGTTCTACCCTGACCTCGTCAA GGAGGGGTCGGTCATGATGCAGATTGACGTGGACACAGATAAAGGCGGCCTGAAGCTCAACGAGAATTTCCTTGTAGATTTCGGCGCAGAACCAGATGGTCCTGCACTTGCCCATGAGCTCAGATATCCTGGTGGAGACTGCACTTCTGATATCTGGTTATGA